In Rhododendron vialii isolate Sample 1 chromosome 9a, ASM3025357v1, the following are encoded in one genomic region:
- the LOC131300423 gene encoding uncharacterized protein LOC131300423 isoform X1 produces the protein MTEELTIPLASGASLNLHMSKKADKEFIGSLVCLIRSIRRAMHMHQDLFGIMKKPAELIRGSFDGIKVLEEGYGTEGVTRKEWSYSLLQLQRYSTPYNPWTKVLQQGYGTEGVTIKEWSYSLLQLQRYSTPYNPCTKPSARWLEGTTGLPNSKDVAEGLLVRRTLAWVTGIILLVAAIMGDNDSAEDEINHDGNSEMICVKSFKAFRLLNACR, from the exons ATGACAGAAGAGTTGACTATCCCCTTGGCAAGTGGTGCCAGTCTAAATCTTCATATGTCAAAG AAAGCAGACAAAGAATTTATCGGAAGCCTTGTTTGTCTCATCCGTAGTATTAGAAGGGCAATGCATATGCATCAGGATTTGTTTGGAATTATGAAAAAACCAGCAGAGTTGATTAGAGGAAGTTTTGATGGCATTAAG GTTCTTGAAGAGGGGTATGGAACTGAAGGTGTTACCCGGAAGGAGTGGAGTTACTCTTTACTTCAGTTGCAAAGATATTCCACTCCTTACAATCCGTGGACGAAG GTTCTGCAACAGGGGTATGGAACTGAAGGTGTTACCATCAAGGAGTGGAGTTACTCTTTACTTCAGTTGCAAAGATATTCAACTCCTTACAATCCGTGTACGAAG CCCTCTGCTCGTTGGCTGGAGGGAACAACAGGCTTGCCAAATTCAAAGGATGTTGCAGAAGGACTGTTGGTTAGGCGGACCCTAGCTTGGGTTACAGGAATCATTCTTCTAGTTGCCGCCATCATGGGG GATAATGACTCAGCTGAAGATGAGATTAATCATGATGGCAACAGTGAAATGATTTGCGTAAAATCTTTCAAAGCTTTCCGCCTGCTCAATGCTTGCCGATAG